The Verrucomicrobiota bacterium sequence TTACTCCGGCCCTTACGTCGGTGACTTCGGCCCCTACTATGGTGGCGGGATAATCTTCGAGGGAGGCTATCACCACTTTTATGGGCGGCACTTCGGAGAACGTCATTTCGCCGGCCCGCACCCGGTTGGAGCGTTTCGCGGTGGCGGCTTCCGCAGCGGTGGATTCCGCGGCGGTGGATTCCAGGGGGGCGGATTTCATGGCGGTGGAGGGCATCATTAGCCATCCGCATAATTGACCACACGGCGGAGCCGGCGCCGGTTGCCTGGTCGCGCCGGCTGGCGGCCGGCTTGCGTGAGGCGACGCACCTCTTGAACGCCCTGGACATCCCTGCAAAGCGGTGGGCTTCCGGTGCCCGGCAACCGGAATGCCGGTCCGCCGGAAGGAACACCGCATGCAGCATTGTCTGCCGTTGGCATTTTTCCGCTTGTGACCTGCGTGGCATTTTTCTATCCAGAGCCACGAATAGATGACTCTTCACTTGTGGCATTCTTTGGCTTGTGGCGTTTGTGGAATTTTTCTTCTGCGGCCGTTCGTGGCATTTTCCCGCTTATGGCATTGGCGGCATCGGTCCCGCAGTGTTTGCAGCCTTTTTCTAGCCGCCACCCTGCTTCTGCTCGCCGGGTGCGGACACCGCCGCCATCGGGAGGATAACCGGCCGCAGTATACCGGGCCGGGCCAGGCAACGGTGCAATACTTCGGGCACGGCTGTTTTCGCGTAAGTTCTTCGATCGGCTTGAGCGTGGTGATTGACCCTTTCAATCCGGCCGTCCTCAACTACCCGGTAAAACCGGTCAGCATTCCAGGTGACGTCGTCCTTATCACCCATGAGGATGACACGGCCGACGACACCGACCTGGTATCCGGTTCACCGCAGATTTTTCGGAGCTCGATGGGGGTCGGCGTTGACCGGGCGAGCGGGATCCTCGTACGGGGCGTACGCACCGGTTCCGAGAAC is a genomic window containing:
- a CDS encoding MBL fold metallo-hydrolase; this translates as MAFSRLWHWRHRSRSVCSLFLAATLLLLAGCGHRRHREDNRPQYTGPGQATVQYFGHGCFRVSSSIGLSVVIDPFNPAVLNYPVKPVSIPGDVVLITHEDDTADDTDLVSGSPQIFRSSMGVGVDRASGILVRGVRTGSENYAASSKLNVAYVWSMDGVRFCHLGAIEDAITLSESLQIGPVDVLFLPAGGPPAFTDDKRRQTLERLKPRLIVPMMYATRYSGRVPLRPLGDWLSRLHNLNVVRIPGTQFTVSHATLPATPTVYILSTP